A window of Pirellula sp. SH-Sr6A contains these coding sequences:
- a CDS encoding PhzF family phenazine biosynthesis protein, which produces MSQVLYVVDAFTDCPFQGNPAAVCLLTSPASDDWMQAVAREMNLAETAFVASRANGFELRWFTPTTEVDLCGHATLASAFVLWHVGELTVNDPAHFHTRSGILTCRRQGSVVAMDFPATPIVPTAIVDSELQQTIERGLGCNAQFIGFNGTDYLVELSSYEQLQSLRPDFSSWKGIEARGFIVTTRCTEVGQLSGVDFVSRFFAPRVGVPEDPVTGSAHCTLGPYWGEKLGKGELRGYQASERGGHVTVRWNGDRVQLLGEAVLMSRVELFSHPY; this is translated from the coding sequence GTGTCGCAAGTTCTATACGTTGTTGACGCATTCACCGATTGTCCATTCCAAGGCAATCCCGCAGCGGTATGCCTATTAACTTCGCCCGCATCGGACGATTGGATGCAGGCGGTTGCTCGCGAGATGAATCTGGCCGAGACCGCCTTTGTGGCATCGCGTGCAAATGGGTTTGAATTGCGATGGTTCACGCCCACCACCGAGGTGGATTTGTGCGGGCATGCCACGTTGGCGAGCGCATTTGTACTTTGGCATGTTGGTGAATTGACCGTGAACGATCCGGCTCACTTCCATACTCGAAGTGGAATCCTCACATGCCGCCGACAAGGATCCGTGGTTGCCATGGACTTCCCCGCCACTCCGATTGTTCCCACGGCGATCGTCGACAGCGAGCTCCAGCAGACGATCGAAAGAGGACTTGGGTGCAACGCCCAGTTTATTGGTTTCAATGGAACGGACTATCTGGTGGAGCTGTCGTCCTACGAGCAACTTCAGAGTCTGCGACCAGATTTTTCGTCATGGAAAGGGATTGAAGCCCGTGGGTTTATTGTTACAACGCGATGCACCGAAGTAGGCCAGTTGTCCGGAGTCGACTTTGTGTCCCGTTTTTTTGCACCTAGGGTGGGAGTTCCCGAGGATCCTGTCACGGGGTCGGCCCACTGTACATTGGGGCCTTACTGGGGAGAGAAGCTTGGGAAAGGGGAGTTGCGTGGTTACCAAGCCAGCGAGCGAGGCGGTCACGTGACGGTCCGCTGGAACGGAGACCGAGTCCAATTGTTAGGCGAAGCAGTATTGATGAGCCGAGTAGAGCTCTTTTCGCATCCTTACTGA
- a CDS encoding DUF6263 family protein, whose amino-acid sequence MRSSHFPLRCFSRLGAMLAILLLPSHAFSQETLFRWKLEPGIQLISEVVQELEQGIPNSSAPVTQKLTLQQRWEVLSVQPDKSAQVATTLTHAKLSMNIPGAGDVEMDTAKPAEEETGFAKQIGQMFRPMIDVACSNQMSPNGKITQVEIPAAALQGFRNIPMGASMESVLKDSIEKGSPVFPEEPIKPGHIWTQTHKTKTEVGTLEATNQYVYVGTTNVDRTRLHQFSIVTTMNFAGENNFKAKISIPEQKIEGVLLFDNERGYVYSSELNQKMTMRIEIPDQPVIENKLAQKMKTTFRPLPTTPKR is encoded by the coding sequence ATGCGATCAAGCCATTTCCCCCTGCGCTGTTTTTCCCGACTCGGCGCCATGCTCGCAATCCTGTTGCTTCCCTCGCACGCGTTCTCCCAGGAAACCCTTTTCCGTTGGAAACTCGAGCCTGGTATCCAACTAATCTCCGAAGTCGTGCAAGAGCTGGAACAGGGCATTCCCAACTCGTCGGCCCCGGTTACACAAAAACTGACTTTGCAACAACGCTGGGAAGTCCTCTCGGTACAGCCCGACAAATCAGCCCAAGTGGCGACAACCCTTACGCATGCCAAGCTTTCGATGAACATCCCAGGAGCGGGGGATGTGGAAATGGACACCGCCAAACCAGCCGAAGAGGAAACCGGTTTTGCCAAACAGATCGGTCAGATGTTTCGCCCGATGATCGATGTGGCTTGCTCTAACCAGATGTCACCCAATGGCAAAATCACCCAGGTCGAAATTCCAGCCGCCGCCCTCCAGGGATTTCGTAACATCCCTATGGGAGCATCGATGGAGTCGGTCTTAAAGGACTCGATCGAAAAAGGGTCTCCTGTATTCCCTGAGGAGCCCATCAAACCAGGCCATATTTGGACCCAAACACATAAAACGAAAACGGAAGTCGGAACGTTGGAAGCGACCAACCAGTATGTCTATGTTGGCACCACAAATGTAGATCGAACCAGATTGCATCAGTTCTCCATCGTAACCACGATGAATTTTGCAGGAGAGAACAACTTCAAAGCGAAGATTTCTATCCCAGAACAAAAAATCGAAGGTGTACTGCTATTCGATAACGAACGCGGCTATGTCTATTCCAGCGAACTGAATCAAAAAATGACCATGCGGATCGAAATACCCGATCAGCCAGTCATCGAAAATAAGCTTGCTCAGAAAATGAAGACCACTTTCCGCCCTCTACCCACCACCCCAAAACGTTAA
- a CDS encoding TraR/DksA family transcriptional regulator: MSRKEALNKLRDVLLLRREALRKALDGDLSMLQSLSQDGGDVMDAAMDTAQDEISSQLVEVESRELTQIEEALSRIRDGHYGECEGCEKPIPLARLQAVPYATSCIDCARKQEKFSPRMYGEHLS, from the coding sequence ATGTCTCGAAAGGAAGCGCTCAACAAATTGCGAGACGTATTGCTCTTGCGACGCGAAGCTCTCCGGAAAGCTCTCGATGGCGACTTGAGCATGCTCCAGTCTCTCTCCCAAGATGGTGGGGATGTGATGGACGCGGCCATGGACACCGCCCAGGACGAGATTAGCAGTCAGTTGGTGGAAGTCGAAAGTCGCGAGCTAACGCAGATCGAAGAGGCATTATCGCGGATTCGAGACGGTCACTATGGCGAATGCGAGGGTTGCGAGAAGCCGATTCCTTTGGCACGATTGCAGGCTGTCCCCTATGCCACTTCTTGTATCGATTGCGCGCGGAAGCAAGAGAAGTTTTCTCCTCGCATGTACGGCGAACACTTGAGCTAG
- a CDS encoding DUF3656 domain-containing protein yields the protein MSQNQSIGKPAPELLAPAGNWECIHAAIENGADAVYFGLDVGFNARARAANFHSDELPLVMETLHRRGVVGYVTLNTLVFTDELPHLERHVAMIAEAGVDAVLVQDIGVVRLIREICPELAVHASTQMTMVSAENIAAIEDLGISRVVLARELSIREIRKITSATKMPVESFVHGALCVAYSGQCLTSESLGGRSANRGQCAQACRLHYDLLCDGKQVDLGDNRYLLSPQDLAGYAHIPELIDAGVCSLKIEGRLKTPEYVANIVGHYRRAIDEAIAGRDVKWSQESQREMELSFSRGFSPGWLEGCDHKRLVPGLSSAKKGVKAGRVLRMRGQNVIVHLDVPLMAGDGIVFDGDRISGKELGGRIFQVFADGKLAEGPAQGRVELSFQRGLLQDANLAEGIALWQTDSPQLTKRLRASFDTKHPRRKLKIGLSIDVAVGKATRMEAWVEKSPAHRVVFEHPFAPEEARKHPTTSDNIREQLGRLGTTPFEIGDFTAHLTGTPMLPLSVLGEMRKELVQCLERELLAVPPRTIAPTGLAARMIDRIEQERQVSPAASETIELRVLVRSLQQLDAVLEEGQKFVYVDFHDIREYEQAVARARNAGATIYLTTLRIQKPGEYPLFRALEKRNADGWLVRNLAALQFARDHRIPAVCDFSLNVTNPLTAQWLRNQGASRFTASYDLNREQLHELINAVPSDWAEVVIHQHMPMFHMEHCVFCTVLSPGTNKTNCGRPCDRHDVKLRDRIGAEHVLHADVGCRNTLFNGQAQSGAEAVPTLIRVGVRHFRIEILRDAPKKDVAELLDLYRRLLAGTLDGAEVWKRLRATNRVGVTRGTLEHPRNPLAIL from the coding sequence ATGTCACAAAATCAGTCCATCGGAAAGCCAGCGCCCGAGCTGCTGGCTCCCGCAGGAAACTGGGAATGCATCCACGCTGCGATTGAAAACGGAGCCGACGCTGTCTATTTCGGACTGGACGTCGGTTTCAATGCGAGAGCCCGAGCAGCCAACTTTCATTCGGACGAGTTGCCGCTCGTAATGGAAACACTCCATCGTCGCGGCGTGGTCGGTTACGTCACCTTGAACACCTTGGTCTTTACCGACGAGCTCCCCCATCTCGAGCGTCATGTCGCGATGATTGCCGAGGCGGGTGTCGATGCTGTATTGGTTCAGGACATCGGCGTGGTCCGATTGATCCGAGAGATATGCCCCGAACTTGCTGTCCATGCTAGTACGCAGATGACCATGGTGTCGGCGGAGAACATCGCGGCCATCGAGGATCTTGGGATTTCTCGCGTTGTGTTGGCTCGAGAGCTAAGCATTCGAGAAATTCGCAAGATCACGTCTGCTACCAAAATGCCAGTCGAATCTTTTGTGCATGGGGCCCTTTGCGTCGCGTATAGCGGGCAATGCTTGACCAGCGAGTCGTTGGGGGGACGCAGCGCGAACCGCGGACAGTGCGCCCAAGCATGCCGACTCCATTACGACCTTCTGTGCGATGGCAAGCAGGTCGATCTGGGTGACAATCGCTACCTTCTTTCTCCGCAGGACTTGGCCGGCTATGCCCATATCCCGGAACTGATCGATGCAGGTGTATGCTCGCTGAAAATAGAAGGTCGATTGAAGACTCCAGAATACGTTGCGAATATTGTCGGCCACTACCGTCGTGCCATCGATGAAGCCATCGCGGGACGCGATGTGAAATGGTCGCAGGAAAGCCAACGAGAAATGGAACTCAGCTTTTCCCGAGGCTTTAGCCCTGGTTGGCTGGAAGGCTGCGACCACAAACGCCTTGTTCCCGGCCTCAGTAGCGCCAAGAAAGGCGTCAAAGCAGGTCGTGTCCTTCGAATGCGAGGTCAAAACGTGATCGTGCATTTGGATGTCCCACTCATGGCAGGCGACGGCATCGTATTCGACGGCGACAGAATCTCGGGCAAGGAACTGGGAGGGCGGATCTTCCAGGTCTTTGCCGATGGCAAATTGGCGGAGGGTCCAGCCCAAGGCCGAGTGGAATTGTCCTTCCAACGAGGGCTTCTCCAAGACGCCAACTTGGCGGAAGGAATCGCCCTGTGGCAAACAGACTCTCCGCAATTGACAAAGCGGTTGCGCGCGTCGTTCGACACGAAACATCCTCGCCGCAAGCTGAAAATTGGGTTGTCGATCGATGTAGCCGTGGGCAAGGCGACACGCATGGAAGCGTGGGTCGAAAAATCTCCGGCGCACAGGGTTGTTTTTGAACATCCGTTTGCACCTGAGGAAGCAAGAAAGCATCCTACGACTTCCGACAATATCCGTGAACAGCTAGGTCGATTGGGAACGACTCCGTTTGAAATAGGGGACTTCACAGCCCACTTGACGGGAACGCCCATGTTGCCGCTCAGCGTGTTGGGAGAAATGCGCAAGGAGTTGGTTCAGTGCCTGGAGCGCGAGTTGCTGGCGGTCCCTCCGCGCACGATCGCACCGACTGGTTTAGCTGCTCGCATGATCGACCGGATCGAACAGGAACGACAGGTTTCGCCGGCAGCATCGGAAACGATCGAGCTGCGGGTACTAGTCCGATCGCTGCAGCAACTCGACGCCGTGTTGGAAGAAGGTCAGAAATTTGTGTACGTCGATTTCCATGATATACGCGAGTACGAGCAAGCCGTTGCGCGAGCTCGCAACGCGGGAGCGACGATTTACTTGACGACCCTTCGCATTCAAAAGCCTGGCGAATATCCGCTCTTTCGTGCGTTAGAAAAGAGAAATGCGGATGGATGGCTCGTTCGAAATCTGGCTGCATTGCAGTTTGCCCGGGATCATCGCATCCCTGCCGTATGCGACTTCAGCCTGAACGTCACCAATCCCCTCACCGCGCAGTGGCTGAGAAACCAAGGTGCGTCACGTTTCACCGCTTCGTATGACTTGAATCGAGAGCAGCTCCACGAACTGATCAACGCCGTGCCGAGCGATTGGGCCGAAGTAGTCATCCATCAACACATGCCTATGTTCCATATGGAGCACTGTGTCTTCTGCACGGTTCTTTCCCCCGGAACCAATAAAACCAACTGCGGTCGACCCTGCGATCGACATGATGTAAAGCTGCGGGATCGCATTGGTGCTGAGCACGTGCTGCACGCAGACGTCGGTTGTCGAAATACTCTGTTCAACGGACAAGCCCAAAGCGGGGCTGAAGCAGTGCCGACTCTTATCCGGGTTGGAGTTCGACATTTCCGAATCGAGATCCTGCGCGACGCGCCGAAAAAGGATGTGGCTGAACTTCTCGATTTATACCGACGCCTGCTCGCCGGGACGTTGGATGGAGCCGAGGTTTGGAAACGATTGAGAGCGACCAATCGAGTCGGTGTAACCCGCGGGACTCTCGAGCACCCCCGAAATCCCCTCGCCATTCTTTAA
- a CDS encoding GDP-L-fucose synthase, with protein sequence MPSPIFVAGHRGMVGAAVCRRLSLEPGVQVLTRPRSELDLCDEGAVARFFEQEKPATVIFASAKVGGIHANKTFPVEFLTDNLRQELATIHASYRNGVKRFLFLGSTCIYPRLAKQPIREDELLSSALEPTNEAYALAKIAGLKLCQYFRQQYGVLYHSAMPTNLYGPGDNYHPDHSHVLPGLIRRFHEAKLAGSPSVTIWGTGRPLREFLHVDDLADAIIHLCKLENPPDWVNVGTSVDVSILQLAKQVAEAVGYQGEIHTDPSKPDGTPRKLTDTSLIRSTGWAPKISLHEGLQRTYQDFLAESQAGTMRSI encoded by the coding sequence ATCCCTTCACCCATATTCGTCGCTGGACATCGTGGAATGGTGGGGGCCGCGGTCTGCCGTCGTTTAAGCCTCGAGCCGGGCGTCCAAGTCTTGACGCGTCCCAGGTCCGAGTTGGACTTGTGCGATGAAGGGGCCGTCGCTCGTTTTTTTGAGCAAGAAAAGCCCGCGACCGTGATCTTTGCATCGGCGAAAGTAGGGGGGATTCATGCCAACAAGACGTTCCCAGTCGAATTTCTCACCGATAACCTGCGCCAGGAGTTGGCGACGATTCACGCCAGTTATCGCAATGGGGTGAAACGCTTCCTATTCCTGGGCAGCACCTGTATTTACCCCCGGCTGGCGAAGCAGCCTATTCGAGAGGATGAACTCCTCAGCAGTGCATTGGAGCCGACCAACGAGGCTTATGCGCTCGCCAAAATCGCCGGATTAAAGCTCTGTCAGTATTTTCGCCAGCAATACGGGGTGCTTTACCACTCCGCGATGCCGACCAATCTGTATGGCCCTGGGGACAATTACCACCCCGATCACAGCCATGTTTTGCCCGGACTCATCCGCCGGTTTCATGAAGCGAAGCTCGCGGGGTCACCCTCGGTAACCATATGGGGAACCGGGAGACCGCTTCGTGAGTTTCTCCATGTCGACGATTTGGCCGACGCGATCATCCATCTGTGCAAACTGGAGAATCCCCCCGACTGGGTCAACGTCGGCACCAGCGTCGACGTTAGCATCCTCCAGCTGGCCAAACAGGTTGCCGAGGCCGTCGGTTATCAAGGAGAGATCCATACCGACCCATCGAAGCCGGATGGGACGCCGAGGAAGTTGACCGATACGTCGCTGATCCGTTCCACGGGCTGGGCGCCGAAGATCTCGCTCCACGAAGGTTTGCAAAGGACTTACCAAGATTTTCTTGCTGAATCGCAAGCCGGCACGATGCGATCTATCTGA
- a CDS encoding serine/threonine-protein kinase, whose amino-acid sequence MDSKKYAEAKKVFFDLVDRSPEEQARQLHSLELEDKSIADEVSLLLANHSSRTIIGNRESTQHASTATRGSYTVSWIRVNRFLYGGWVPLVVAIASTAILFAIGSYIHKHLHEKVRTEYERAAMVVADQKVRRVLQWTRWHEQQALSWAMRDDIQELVARLNALTHSITDPIELETALRNADEQRKLSVIFNQLTPPNLSLKPEAELPPLRSTPRMKYAIWNQSFQLIADWQYQNEAVQLGETASSTGKITVSKILDTNTTHVQMPRPKAETVSKDYPIETNLSYVMFFVPIFSPSDNSRAIGAMMIRSDSLLDELREILEDVIFSDSNCYLLTKEGGIATRVLDSDMVATFQKVQSPGLVRGGSVLYARDPGVNLMNGETPTSDPSVWPATLAAMGVANQTDGHNFEGYRDYRGRNVVGAWRWIEKADVGIVMETPRERAYGNLVYIDQAFRFLSTIPLVAALILVGFSLMRYFRTHDLTNKTVGAYRLKSKIGEGGLGVVYEGEHHILGRKAAIKLIKPGAISSGTVRRFEREVKLASLLNHQNAVAIYDFGVSRDGLLFCAMELVDGVTLSQLLSFEPNLPIERTLHFLRQVSLALQEAHNLQLVHRDIKPQNVMICQAPIADLVKVVDFGLAKSISETISRDVTATRAVMGTPGFIAPERLESPWSADPKIDTFSFGVLGMYMLTAKIPPLGVSKEGIIAMIQNPSLLRSLGSSELQSLIDLLLACASPLPERRPKSIRAVSEELRALCESLHWNREGSETWWSEQGEAMRTWVSHGKTEPTPS is encoded by the coding sequence ATGGACTCCAAAAAGTACGCCGAGGCCAAAAAAGTCTTTTTCGATCTAGTTGATCGATCCCCTGAGGAACAGGCTCGCCAACTTCATTCGCTGGAGTTGGAGGACAAGAGCATTGCCGATGAGGTTTCTCTCCTGCTGGCGAACCATTCGAGCCGAACCATCATCGGCAATCGGGAATCCACGCAACATGCGTCCACCGCCACGCGAGGGAGTTACACCGTAAGCTGGATTCGCGTCAATCGATTCCTTTACGGTGGCTGGGTACCCTTGGTTGTTGCGATTGCATCGACCGCGATTCTCTTTGCGATCGGCTCGTATATCCACAAACACCTTCATGAAAAAGTGCGCACCGAATACGAACGCGCCGCGATGGTGGTTGCCGATCAAAAAGTCCGTCGCGTTTTGCAATGGACGCGATGGCACGAACAACAAGCTTTGTCTTGGGCTATGCGTGACGACATTCAAGAACTCGTTGCGCGACTCAACGCCCTGACGCATTCCATCACCGATCCGATCGAACTGGAAACCGCGCTTCGAAATGCCGACGAACAGCGAAAACTATCGGTGATCTTCAACCAACTCACTCCTCCCAATCTTTCGCTCAAACCGGAAGCCGAGCTTCCTCCCCTTCGATCAACCCCTCGGATGAAGTACGCCATTTGGAATCAATCGTTTCAATTGATTGCAGACTGGCAATATCAAAACGAAGCCGTTCAGCTAGGAGAGACGGCCTCCTCCACAGGCAAGATCACCGTCAGCAAGATACTCGATACAAACACCACCCATGTCCAAATGCCTAGACCTAAGGCAGAGACGGTGAGCAAAGACTATCCGATCGAGACAAATCTTAGCTATGTGATGTTCTTTGTTCCGATCTTCAGCCCGTCCGATAATTCGAGAGCGATCGGCGCGATGATGATCCGAAGCGATTCCCTCTTAGACGAACTCCGAGAGATCCTGGAGGATGTGATCTTCTCCGACAGCAACTGCTACCTACTCACGAAAGAAGGGGGTATCGCGACCCGTGTTTTGGATTCGGATATGGTAGCCACGTTTCAAAAAGTTCAGTCGCCCGGTCTAGTGCGAGGTGGATCGGTTCTCTATGCGAGAGACCCAGGCGTGAACTTGATGAACGGAGAAACCCCAACATCCGACCCATCGGTATGGCCTGCGACACTCGCAGCCATGGGAGTCGCCAATCAAACGGATGGTCACAATTTTGAAGGATACCGCGACTACCGAGGCCGAAACGTCGTGGGTGCATGGCGCTGGATCGAAAAGGCCGATGTGGGGATCGTCATGGAGACACCGCGTGAGAGAGCCTATGGGAATCTCGTGTATATCGATCAAGCGTTTCGATTCCTATCCACCATTCCGCTCGTCGCCGCTTTGATACTCGTCGGTTTCTCTCTGATGCGATACTTCCGTACGCATGATCTAACGAACAAAACTGTGGGTGCCTATCGATTGAAATCGAAAATTGGGGAAGGCGGACTCGGAGTTGTTTACGAAGGAGAGCATCACATTCTAGGTCGAAAGGCAGCGATCAAACTGATCAAGCCCGGTGCGATCAGCTCTGGAACCGTTCGCCGATTCGAAAGAGAAGTGAAGCTCGCGTCCCTCCTCAACCACCAGAACGCGGTTGCCATCTATGACTTTGGAGTTTCACGAGATGGACTCCTTTTCTGCGCCATGGAATTGGTCGATGGGGTCACCCTTTCCCAACTCTTATCGTTCGAACCAAATCTCCCCATCGAACGAACCTTGCACTTTCTCAGGCAAGTGAGCTTGGCACTGCAGGAAGCGCACAACCTGCAATTGGTGCACCGAGATATCAAGCCGCAGAATGTCATGATCTGCCAAGCCCCGATCGCCGACTTGGTGAAGGTCGTCGACTTTGGGCTTGCCAAGAGCATTAGTGAGACCATCAGTCGCGACGTTACTGCAACGCGTGCCGTCATGGGCACTCCCGGCTTTATCGCCCCCGAACGACTGGAGAGCCCATGGAGCGCGGATCCAAAAATCGACACGTTCTCCTTTGGAGTCCTCGGGATGTACATGCTGACTGCCAAGATCCCTCCCCTGGGTGTCTCGAAAGAAGGTATCATCGCGATGATTCAAAACCCCTCGCTGTTGCGGTCGTTGGGATCCTCTGAACTGCAATCACTCATCGATCTCCTCCTCGCATGCGCTTCTCCTTTGCCAGAGAGACGCCCCAAGAGCATTCGTGCTGTGAGCGAAGAACTGCGAGCCCTTTGCGAATCTCTTCATTGGAATCGCGAAGGGAGCGAGACATGGTGGTCCGAGCAGGGTGAAGCGATGCGAACATGGGTCTCACACGGCAAAACGGAGCCGACACCCAGCTAG
- a CDS encoding Fur family transcriptional regulator: MHPSDSSTDRLRYVRCRPVPTLGIASLFLTSLPVNILMSSDNTSVGQPLEAVPVSMTPLQRFEEYLQSKGLRNTEQRKHLLEQVFNRHEHFDADQLIDQLPSKGSANYVSRPTVYRTLREFVDAGLLQCFELDGRSVYEHDYGYPQHDHLYCTKCRKLIEFTSEDTLRIRDEVAKQFRFRAKEHRFIIHGVCDECTKKRSRDRRQDRV, from the coding sequence TTGCATCCTTCCGATTCCTCGACCGACCGACTAAGGTATGTTCGCTGCCGGCCGGTACCGACGCTGGGGATCGCATCGCTCTTTTTAACATCACTGCCTGTCAATATTCTCATGTCTTCGGATAACACATCAGTTGGACAACCGCTCGAAGCGGTTCCGGTTTCGATGACACCGTTGCAGCGGTTTGAGGAATATTTGCAGAGCAAAGGGCTTCGAAATACGGAGCAGCGCAAACATCTGCTGGAGCAAGTCTTCAATCGCCACGAGCATTTCGATGCAGACCAGCTCATCGACCAGCTTCCTTCCAAGGGGAGCGCCAACTACGTCTCCCGTCCGACTGTCTACCGGACCTTGAGGGAGTTTGTGGATGCAGGGCTGCTGCAGTGTTTTGAGCTCGACGGTCGCAGCGTTTACGAACATGACTATGGCTACCCTCAGCACGACCATCTCTATTGCACCAAATGCCGAAAGCTGATCGAGTTTACGAGCGAAGATACCCTTCGAATCCGAGACGAAGTCGCCAAGCAATTCCGTTTTCGGGCCAAGGAGCATCGGTTTATCATCCACGGCGTCTGCGATGAGTGCACCAAGAAAAGATCGCGCGACCGCCGGCAAGACCGCGTCTGA
- a CDS encoding FliM/FliN family flagellar motor switch protein gives MSTDTQQRHSTTNPAKVDFWKSLLRIDASVAVTLASKDLQVDRILSLVPGMMIQFDKGCDAPLLVEVDNQKIAEGEVVKVGDKFGLRITEILTSDERWIPLVKDKTTPKTDVH, from the coding sequence ATGTCGACGGATACTCAACAACGGCATTCGACCACCAATCCTGCCAAAGTAGACTTTTGGAAGAGTCTGCTCCGCATCGACGCGAGCGTGGCGGTGACATTGGCCTCGAAAGACCTTCAGGTCGACCGCATTCTCAGTCTCGTCCCGGGAATGATGATCCAGTTCGACAAAGGCTGCGATGCGCCCCTGCTCGTGGAAGTCGACAATCAGAAGATTGCCGAGGGGGAAGTGGTCAAGGTAGGGGATAAGTTCGGTCTTCGCATCACGGAAATTCTGACTAGCGACGAACGCTGGATTCCTTTGGTGAAGGACAAGACAACACCAAAGACTGATGTACACTAG
- the dapA gene encoding 4-hydroxy-tetrahydrodipicolinate synthase gives MADRKGSSFAGVGVAIVTPFRDGKLDVETLKQQIEYQIASGTHFLVPVGTTGESPTLSHDEHERVIGEVIQLSAGRCKVMAGTGSNCTSEALRLTRRAAKEGADASLQVAPYYNKPTQRGFYEHFKAIAEDVGIQHCVYNIPGRSAKNIEPETIAKLAELPNITMVKEATGSLDQCSQILNTTNLTVLSGDDSLTLPMMSIGAEGVISVAGNIVPKDMIALVQAALAGDFALAKTLHHKLFPLCRDMLSLATNPIPVKGAMKLLGRDTGELRLPMTELEPNQWDALAKTLKTYGIL, from the coding sequence ATGGCGGATCGGAAGGGGAGTTCATTTGCTGGGGTAGGCGTAGCGATCGTAACACCATTCCGCGACGGCAAACTCGACGTCGAGACCCTCAAGCAACAGATCGAATACCAAATCGCATCGGGTACCCATTTTCTGGTCCCCGTCGGTACGACCGGCGAATCGCCGACGTTGAGCCACGATGAACACGAACGAGTGATCGGCGAGGTCATCCAGCTCTCGGCGGGTCGCTGCAAAGTGATGGCGGGAACGGGTAGCAACTGCACATCCGAAGCATTGCGACTCACGCGCCGAGCCGCGAAGGAAGGGGCCGACGCGTCACTCCAGGTCGCTCCTTATTACAACAAGCCAACGCAGCGAGGCTTCTACGAGCATTTCAAAGCGATTGCAGAAGACGTTGGAATCCAGCATTGCGTCTACAACATTCCGGGACGATCCGCGAAGAATATCGAGCCAGAAACCATCGCCAAACTGGCCGAATTGCCCAACATCACGATGGTGAAGGAAGCGACCGGATCGCTCGACCAGTGTTCGCAAATCCTTAATACGACCAACTTGACCGTGCTCAGCGGCGACGACTCGTTGACATTACCTATGATGAGCATCGGTGCCGAAGGGGTCATTTCGGTCGCAGGGAATATCGTTCCCAAGGACATGATCGCGTTGGTGCAAGCGGCGTTGGCAGGGGATTTCGCTCTCGCCAAGACGCTTCACCATAAGCTATTCCCCCTCTGTCGAGACATGCTCTCGCTCGCTACCAATCCCATCCCGGTCAAGGGTGCGATGAAGCTATTGGGGCGCGATACCGGCGAGCTGCGACTCCCGATGACCGAATTGGAACCCAACCAATGGGATGCTCTGGCGAAAACTCTCAAGACCTACGGCATCCTTTAG
- a CDS encoding ECF-type sigma factor, translated as MTESRRADDLTATTYEQMKRLAASYLQLESSTVTLSPTVLVHEAYLKLSKQDGDQYQSRGHFLALAATMMRRILVDHARSRKRLKRGGEFVRVLFDEDLKLSVSNEEDVLAIDELIEELQKLDERQARIVEMRFFGGMTVPEVAEVLGLSTRTIENEWRMCRAWLRKRLEG; from the coding sequence ATGACCGAGTCACGCCGGGCGGATGATCTCACAGCAACAACTTACGAGCAAATGAAGCGGTTAGCAGCTAGCTATCTGCAGCTGGAGTCCTCGACGGTTACCCTCTCTCCGACCGTGCTCGTCCACGAAGCGTATTTGAAACTTTCCAAACAGGACGGAGATCAATACCAAAGCCGTGGGCACTTTTTGGCGCTCGCAGCCACCATGATGCGGCGGATCTTGGTAGACCACGCCCGATCTCGCAAACGACTCAAACGAGGTGGGGAGTTTGTTCGCGTCCTGTTCGACGAGGATCTCAAGCTTTCGGTCTCCAACGAAGAGGATGTCCTTGCCATCGATGAATTGATCGAAGAACTGCAGAAGCTCGACGAGCGGCAAGCCCGGATTGTCGAGATGCGATTCTTTGGCGGAATGACGGTACCCGAAGTTGCCGAAGTCCTCGGTCTATCAACACGAACCATTGAGAACGAATGGCGGATGTGCCGAGCATGGCTTCGAAAGCGGCTTGAAGGGTAA